TCTCCAATGCCTGCTGATACTTGACCGACGCCTTGGCAAAGCCCATAAAACGACTTTCCAGTGCCGTAGCCGCAGCACCGGCCCAGCCATGGCTGTCTGATTTTAAATAAGGAATCACCGTATCCTGCTGATACTGCTTCACCGCAGCCACCATAGGCGCTATTTCATTCTGGTGAAACTCAGACAACGCCAGCAATAATTCCGTACCATAAGTTTCATTAAGGGCGGCAATATTACGCCTGCTCTGTGCAGGCAAAGCCTTAAGCTGATTAAAATTACCCACCAAATCCGGCCTTAACTCCTGCCAGGGGCGTGTGTTGTCTACCGACCCCTGGCGCAAAATGTAAGGCGTACCCTGGGGGATGAAATTCCCCGAAATATGCGGGTTGTCTTGCAAAAAAGCCGCTGCGGCTTGCGGGTCGTTTGGCGGGCAAGGCAGGGAGGAACAGGTTTTACAGTTGATACAAATGTCGATTTCGCCGGGCATACTAAATCCTTTTAGTGCAAGCGAGCTACTGCTTAAAAGCAAGCTAATCCATCAGTTAGCCTAAAATATTAGCAGTACACTGCTATTAGTAAAAGGTATGAGTAAAGGTATTAGTAAAGCTTCTCAACAAAGCGCATTCGTTGCGGGGTTACCATCAAAGCAAATTATTAACGAAAAACAGACAGACAACAACAACAAATCGCCCCAAAGCCCCGTATGATGCAGGCTCGGCCATTACTCACAAATAGCATATCAAGCCCGGTTTATTGCAAATATTAATCTAAAAAAACAACCAACTCACTGTTGCCTTATCCAGTAAGTTGGTCTTTTATTATAGGTGCCTCTCAGCAACAAAGGAGGGCCCCCTCGCCAGTATTTTTATTCATCGGCGCCCCTAAAGCGCCGTAACAATAGCCGCAATCCCTGAGTGCTCTAACACCCAGAGATTGCTAACCACAAAGAACTAAATAGGAGTTCATCATGGCTGATTCTAATCATACGCCAGAGCCCAGCTCAGCAAAAGTAAAATATCCCGGCCCACGCCAACTTACTGTATTAGAAACCATTTGTGAAACCGCCGCCAAACCCCACCGGGCTGGCCTGCATTGCATACCTGTGACCCTTGAACCTTATATTGTACTAAGGGGCAAGTGGCTCAAGCAGGCCGGTTTCACCGTTGGGCAAAAAGTCACGGTAACGACCAATCAAAACGGATTAATGATCACTCCCAGCCAGGCTGTCCCCGGCCCGGCAACTAAACCTTAACCGGCGAAGCCTTAACGAATAAAGCCGGCTACTGCGCCCCTGCACTGCGCAGTAGCCGGCTCTGCCGAGCAACACCGAAAATTCATATCTTTCACGGGGCAACAACTTTGCTGCGACAAAACTGCCGGGCTGTCACCCGGCGTACAGTAGCAAGTGCCTCAGGCAGACACCAACATGCCAGGCCCCTAAACCGGCCAAGCGCCAGGATCACAGCCGGTCAAAAATAGAGCCCATTTGCGGCGTAAACAACTTATGATAAAGCTTAGTGGCGTCGTTATCCGACATACCGGCCACATAATCGCAAATCACCCGCTTTTGATCGCCGCTTTGCTCATATGCCTGATAAACCGCCAGCGGCAACAGCCTCTTAGGGTTTTCCTGCAGCACCTCAAACAAGCGCAAGATCATTTGCTGGCCTTTATACTCCAGCACCTGCACCTCAGGCCGCTTGATCACATTTTTGATCACAAAGCCTTTAAGCAAATCCAGCAGTGCACTGGCCTGGGGCGACATAGTTACCTGGTATCTCAACAGCGGCTGTTCAAATGCCGTTTTCTCGGTAATTTCTATGCTGTGAATCAAATAACCGATAAGCCTGCTGATGGCATGCTTGCGTGCTTTATTGCACTCGGAAAATAACCTGGTGTTATAAAAATCAACATCCCCGGCGATGATATTGTCGTCTTGCAGGCGGTTTATGACTTCATCCTGCCACTGCTGAAAAGTCACCAGCTTCAAGGCCAGCGCATCTTCCAGGTCATGCACCCCGTAAGAAATATCATCGGCCAGCTCCATAATGGAGGTATCAAAAGATTTATGGGCGGCTTTGCGTTTGCCTTTATCCCTGCCCTGCACCTTACCTTGTTCCTTATCTTGCTCTTTACTTTGCTTGGAGACGACACAGGCCCGGAACTGCTCCCGGTCTTTTTCCGGCAAGGGGGCGATTAACCAGGCCAAAATATCCGCCTCGTCATCATGAATACATTTAGGCGGCTTAAAGCCGTCGATATTCAGGCTCGCCCCGCCCGAAGGCGCAGCGGCATAATCGGCCACCTCCTGATGCAGCACCGGATATTTTAATAACCCCAGCATAGTGCGCCGGGTTAAATCCAGGCCTTGCTCGGGCGAGTATTCGCCTAATTTCGACACTATGCGTAAGGTTTGCCCGTTACCTTCAAAACCGCCATGGTTATACATAAAAGAGTTCAGGGCCACTTCCCCGCCATGACCAAACGGCGGATGCCCCAGATCATGCGCCAGCCCTATGGCTTCAATTTGACTCAAGGAAGGTATCCAGGCCAGGTAATCTTCCCGGCCGCGGTAGTTTTCCCGCAGCTTCTCGCAAATGCCGGAGCCGATCTGG
This genomic window from Thalassomonas viridans contains:
- a CDS encoding anti-phage deoxyguanosine triphosphatase, which codes for MWQERRRYSTGYEPKAFNSDSDDSQAQRDRARIIHSASFRKLQSKTQVLGIGESDFYRTRLTHSMEVAQIGSGICEKLRENYRGREDYLAWIPSLSQIEAIGLAHDLGHPPFGHGGEVALNSFMYNHGGFEGNGQTLRIVSKLGEYSPEQGLDLTRRTMLGLLKYPVLHQEVADYAAAPSGGASLNIDGFKPPKCIHDDEADILAWLIAPLPEKDREQFRACVVSKQSKEQDKEQGKVQGRDKGKRKAAHKSFDTSIMELADDISYGVHDLEDALALKLVTFQQWQDEVINRLQDDNIIAGDVDFYNTRLFSECNKARKHAISRLIGYLIHSIEITEKTAFEQPLLRYQVTMSPQASALLDLLKGFVIKNVIKRPEVQVLEYKGQQMILRLFEVLQENPKRLLPLAVYQAYEQSGDQKRVICDYVAGMSDNDATKLYHKLFTPQMGSIFDRL
- a CDS encoding SymE family type I addiction module toxin gives rise to the protein MADSNHTPEPSSAKVKYPGPRQLTVLETICETAAKPHRAGLHCIPVTLEPYIVLRGKWLKQAGFTVGQKVTVTTNQNGLMITPSQAVPGPATKP